In Bradyrhizobium erythrophlei, a single genomic region encodes these proteins:
- a CDS encoding DUF3141 domain-containing protein — MEKSSIPDNAMPGLFASALEYLVDTRQRSILFMDVMRRRGEQYRDHLTETVPHVLDYEIELIADGRNLERPVNYGLVRVKPPSGVEIDLTRRPFVVVDPRAGHGPGIGGFKADSEIGVAMKAGHPCYFIGFTPEPVPGQTIGDVARAEGTFIEKVIALHPDADGKPCVIGNCQAGWAVMILASLRPELFGPMIIAGAPLSYWAGVRGKNPMRYSGGLLGGSWLTALTSDLGGGKFDGAWLVQNFENMNPSNTLWSKQYNVYSKVDTEAERYLEFERWWGGHVNLNAEEIQFIVDELFVGNNLAAGRIKTSDGEVVDLRKIRSPILVFCSKGDNITPPQQALGWILQLYRNVDEIRYYGQMIVYTVHETVGHLGIFVSGGVAKKEHAEFSSNIDLIDVLPPGLYEATFTAKSADNAHADLVGGNWIMRCEQRTLDDLRAMGGNSLDDERRFATAKRVSEINLSNYRSFVQPWVRALAALHPAEWMRNLHPLRAGYEAFGRDTPVMKAVATEAEAVREHRKPAAKDNPFLKAQQIVSETIVNVLDKWRDTQEAMSESLFLSIYGSPALQAAVGIDPNADPSPVPEMSAEHRKLLDARIAELKAGIGSGGLRECWIRALLYVGMTRGMFDERSLEALRRMRKEDEASRLTLSQFKTLVREQFFMLILDQEASLTAIPKMLPDDMELRRAAIAAIREVLSVVGEISGETATRLERVTQLFGMSEGDPQAGGMSFSPRAKAS, encoded by the coding sequence ATGGAAAAGTCGTCAATTCCTGACAACGCGATGCCCGGCTTGTTTGCATCTGCCCTGGAATATCTGGTGGACACCAGACAACGCAGCATCCTGTTCATGGATGTCATGCGCCGGCGTGGCGAGCAGTACCGCGACCACCTGACCGAAACCGTCCCGCATGTTCTCGACTATGAGATCGAACTGATCGCCGACGGCAGAAATCTCGAACGGCCGGTGAATTATGGACTGGTACGCGTCAAGCCGCCGAGCGGCGTAGAGATTGATCTTACTCGTCGTCCCTTCGTTGTCGTAGATCCGCGCGCTGGACATGGTCCGGGAATCGGCGGTTTCAAGGCGGACAGCGAAATCGGCGTCGCGATGAAAGCCGGCCATCCCTGTTACTTCATCGGCTTCACGCCGGAACCGGTGCCTGGACAGACCATCGGGGACGTCGCGCGGGCTGAAGGTACCTTCATCGAAAAAGTCATTGCATTGCATCCGGACGCCGACGGAAAACCTTGTGTGATTGGGAACTGCCAGGCGGGCTGGGCCGTGATGATCCTGGCATCGCTGCGGCCTGAATTGTTCGGTCCGATGATCATTGCCGGCGCGCCGTTGTCCTACTGGGCCGGCGTTCGCGGCAAGAATCCGATGCGTTATTCCGGCGGGCTCTTGGGCGGAAGCTGGCTGACGGCGCTGACCAGTGATCTCGGCGGCGGCAAGTTCGACGGCGCCTGGCTTGTGCAGAATTTCGAGAACATGAACCCGTCGAATACGCTCTGGAGCAAGCAATACAATGTATATTCCAAAGTGGATACCGAGGCCGAGCGCTATCTCGAATTCGAGCGCTGGTGGGGCGGGCATGTCAATCTGAACGCCGAAGAGATTCAATTCATTGTCGACGAATTGTTCGTCGGCAATAATCTTGCCGCCGGCCGCATCAAGACCTCCGACGGAGAAGTTGTCGATCTCCGCAAGATCCGCTCGCCAATCTTGGTGTTCTGCTCCAAGGGCGACAACATCACGCCCCCGCAGCAGGCTCTGGGCTGGATCCTCCAACTCTATCGCAACGTCGACGAGATCAGGTATTATGGCCAGATGATCGTCTATACGGTTCATGAAACCGTCGGACATCTCGGCATCTTCGTATCCGGAGGCGTCGCGAAGAAGGAGCACGCCGAGTTTTCCAGCAATATCGACCTGATCGATGTACTGCCGCCTGGCCTCTATGAGGCGACCTTCACAGCAAAGTCAGCGGACAACGCTCATGCCGATCTGGTCGGCGGCAACTGGATCATGCGCTGCGAGCAGCGTACGCTCGACGATCTCCGCGCAATGGGAGGTAATTCGCTCGACGACGAGCGACGGTTCGCCACCGCCAAGCGCGTGTCGGAAATCAATCTTTCCAACTACCGCAGTTTTGTCCAACCCTGGGTTCGCGCCCTCGCTGCATTGCATCCTGCAGAGTGGATGCGCAATTTGCATCCGTTGCGCGCGGGATATGAGGCCTTCGGCCGCGACACGCCCGTGATGAAGGCGGTGGCAACGGAGGCTGAGGCCGTCCGTGAGCACAGGAAGCCGGCCGCCAAGGACAATCCGTTCCTCAAGGCCCAGCAGATCGTCTCCGAAACCATCGTTAATGTCCTCGACAAGTGGCGGGATACCCAGGAGGCCATGAGCGAGTCGCTCTTCCTTTCGATATATGGCTCGCCCGCGCTGCAGGCTGCGGTCGGTATCGATCCGAATGCCGACCCGTCGCCAGTACCCGAAATGTCCGCCGAGCATCGCAAGCTTCTCGACGCGCGCATTGCCGAACTGAAGGCAGGAATTGGAAGTGGCGGTCTCAGGGAATGCTGGATTCGCGCATTGCTCTATGTCGGCATGACGCGTGGCATGTTCGACGAGCGAAGCCTCGAGGCGTTACGCCGGATGCGAAAGGAAGATGAAGCGTCACGCCTCACACTTTCGCAGTTCAAGACCCTGGTGCGCGAACAATTCTTCATGCTGATCCTCGACCAGGAGGCAAGCCTGACTGCGATTCCAAAAATGCTGCCGGATGACATGGAACTGCGTCGCGCTGCCATTGCCGCGATCCGTGAGGTGCTCTCGGTCGTCGGCGAAATTTCCGGTGAAACCGCCACCCGCCTCGAACGCGTTACGCAGCTGTTTGGAATGAGCGAAGGAGACCCGCAGGCGGGCGGGATGTCGTTCAGTCCGCGAGCCAAGGCGTCATGA
- a CDS encoding AI-2E family transporter: protein MLQQDGSGDDVIRTAIRLGLLAFLIYWSFVLLRPFIPVLAWAAVLAVALNPAFDWLSAHLGHRPRVAAIVMTIAMLTVFLGPATWLGIGLVDGLRNISDELTTGDIAIPSPPEGVRNWPLVGVPLHDLWKKASENLAVAIRELAPHLKPMAGTILAIAGSAGTGTLKFLASVVIAGFLLPSGPRIVASVRTMLTRIVPRQGADFLALAGATIRTVAQGVIGVAVLQSLLAGIGLKIAGVPHAGVLAFAVLVLGIVQIGSAPIFLPVIIWVWTAKDMGSAILITIYLVLVGFSDNALKPLLMGRGLSTPVLVIFVGVLGGTLAHGIVGLFVGPIILAVAWDLLMAWGHDDSADVVMPRQANAEVKP from the coding sequence GGACCGCTATTCGCCTCGGACTGCTGGCCTTCCTCATCTACTGGTCATTCGTCCTCTTGCGTCCGTTCATTCCGGTTCTGGCATGGGCCGCGGTGCTGGCTGTGGCACTGAATCCCGCATTTGATTGGCTGTCTGCACATCTCGGCCATCGGCCAAGGGTAGCGGCCATCGTCATGACCATTGCGATGCTGACGGTGTTTCTCGGGCCCGCGACCTGGCTTGGTATTGGTCTGGTCGACGGGTTGCGAAATATTTCAGATGAATTGACGACTGGAGACATCGCGATTCCTTCACCGCCCGAGGGCGTCCGTAATTGGCCGCTGGTCGGTGTGCCACTGCATGATCTCTGGAAAAAAGCCTCGGAGAATCTTGCGGTCGCCATCCGCGAGCTGGCGCCGCATTTGAAACCGATGGCGGGAACGATCCTGGCGATCGCGGGCAGCGCTGGCACTGGCACGCTCAAATTCCTCGCTTCGGTCGTGATAGCAGGCTTCCTGCTCCCGTCGGGACCGCGGATCGTAGCTTCAGTCAGGACCATGCTGACCCGGATTGTCCCGCGGCAGGGCGCTGATTTCTTGGCGTTGGCCGGTGCGACGATCCGCACGGTGGCGCAGGGCGTTATCGGGGTTGCTGTGCTCCAGTCGCTGCTTGCCGGAATAGGGCTGAAAATCGCTGGTGTGCCCCACGCCGGTGTGCTGGCTTTTGCGGTGCTCGTGCTCGGTATCGTGCAGATCGGATCAGCGCCCATTTTCCTGCCCGTCATCATCTGGGTCTGGACGGCCAAGGATATGGGTTCCGCAATCCTGATCACGATCTATCTGGTGCTGGTTGGCTTCTCCGACAACGCCCTCAAGCCGCTTCTGATGGGACGCGGCCTGTCCACGCCCGTACTCGTGATCTTTGTGGGTGTCTTGGGCGGGACGCTCGCACATGGAATCGTCGGCTTGTTTGTCGGTCCGATCATCCTGGCGGTCGCCTGGGACTTGCTGATGGCCTGGGGCCATGACGATTCCGCCGACGTCGTCATGCCGCGTCAAGCGAACGCCGAGGTGAAGCCTTGA